A section of the Polyodon spathula isolate WHYD16114869_AA chromosome 51, ASM1765450v1, whole genome shotgun sequence genome encodes:
- the LOC121306929 gene encoding small conductance calcium-activated potassium channel protein 2-like, giving the protein MDSTEQLEALKQPSFTTLLPPSPSPHHRQQMPPGEKSLQAPSLLQQQHPLAPSAGPLGSQQPQTPNSAAAVSPPPGASMTQVHSCSCGLGGQSFGGLGRGLGGLHQLLGNSTPASSSNASPALPGSFRVPHPLQHPALNSQCFGSQNALHPLSSRPGSQQNLSDFQLHHPPHHHLACLSPSSGAGERLCGAGGVGGGIGGVCCATGKHRQASPLVQRRDSNPFTEIAMSSCKYSGGVMKPLSRLSASRRNLIESEPESQPMQVLGSGVRGGGSSSPPEIVISSKEELRPILNASLSHSSQNHTGGPGSGAGSGSNSAGTVTQGTAAANNRAGGSSYSKANKRKNQNVGYKLGRRRTLFEKRKRLSDYALIFGMFGIVVMVIETELSWGVYSKDSMYSLALKCLISLSTGILLGLIVAYHAREVQLFLIDNGADDWRIAMTYERISLISLEMLVCAVHPIPGQYRFLWKERLAFSYTPSHADADVDLSPLSLRVMLLHSKLFTDASSRSIGALNKINFNTRFVMKTLMTICPGTVLLVFSISLWIIAAWTVRVCESPTPPLSQGAGCTALVVAVVARKLELTKAEKHVHNFMMDTQLTKRIKNAAANVLRETWLIYKHTKLIKKIDHSRVRKHQRKFLQAIHQLRDVKMEQRKLTDQANTLVDLSKVSSSFTEGSLHRWGGGAILLSLLYPNYRVQLNYKSVSIIIIIINIIIIIIIYYYKAEPRQT; this is encoded by the exons ATGGACAGCACAGAGCAGCTGGAGGCACTGAAGCAGCCCTCTTTCACCACCCTTCTCCCCCCTTCTCCGTCCCCGCATCACCGCCAACAGATGCCTCCTGGGGAGAAGAGCCTTCAAGCGCCTTCACTCCTCCAGCAGCAGCACCCGCTGGCCCCCTCCGCCGGCCCGTTGGGCAGCCAGCAGCCCCAGACTCCCAACTCCGCCGCGGCCGTTTCGCCCCCTCCCGGCGCCTCGATGACCCAAGTCCACAGCTGCAGCTGCGGGCTCGGCGGGCAGAGCTTCGGGGGTCTCGGTAGGGGGTTAGGGGGCCTCCATCAGCTTCTCGGCAACTCCACGCCCGCCTCTTCCAGTAACGCGTCTCCCGCTCTGCCTGGCTCTTTCAGGGTCCCGCACCCTCTCCAGCATCCTGCGCTCAACTCCCAGTGCTTCGGTTCTCAAAACGCCCTCCACCCTCTGTCCAGCCGGCCCGGGAGCCAGCAAAACCTGAGCGACTTCCAGCTGCACCACCCTCCCCATCATCACTTGGCCTGCTTGTCTCCCAGCTCTGGGGCAGGAGAGAGGCTGTGCGGGGCAGGAGGGGTAGGGGGTGGGATTGGAGGGGTGTGCTGCGCCACGGGCAAACACAGACAAGCCAGCCCCCTGGTCCAGAGACGGGACAGCAACCCCTTCACGGAGATAGCCATGAGTTCGTGCAAGTACAGCGGCGGGGTGATGAAACCTCTCAGCCGACTCAGCGCCTCCCGGAGAAACCTCATCGAATCCGAGCCCGAGTCTCAGCCCATGCAAGTGCTGGGCTCCGGGGTGCGGGGCGGGGGGAGCAGCAGCCCTCCTGAGATCGTCATCTCGTCCAAAGAGGAGCTCCGTCCGATCCTCAACGCCAGCCTGAGCCACAGCAGCCAGAATCACACCGGCGGGCCCGGGAGCGGCGCCGGCAGCGGATCCAATTCCGCCGGTACCGTCACCCAGGGCACCGCCGCCGCCAACAACCGGGCCGGCGGCAGCAGCTACTCCAAAGCCAACAAGAGAAAGAACCAAAACGTGGGCTACAAGCTGGGCCGCCGGCGAACCTTGTTCGAGAAACGGAAACGGCTCAGCGACTACGCGCTCATTTTTGGGATGTTTGGCATCGTCGTCATGGTGATCGAGACCGAACTGTCGTGGGGAGTTTATAGCAAG GACTCCATGTATTCCTTGGCGCTGAAGTGTCTGATCAGCCTGTCGACGGGGATCCTGCTGGGGCTCATAGTGGCTTACCATGCAAGGGAGGTGCAG CTCTTCCTGATCGACAACGGTGCCGACGACTGGCGCATCGCCATGACGTACGAGCGCATCTCCCTGATCTCCCTGGAGATGCTGGTGTGCGCCGTGCACCCAATCCCGGGGCAGTACCGCTTCCTGTGGAAGGAGCGCCTCGCTTTCTCCTACACCCCGTCCCACGCCGACGCTGACGTGGAT ctctctcctctctctctcagggtcaTGCTTCTTCACAGCAAGCTCTTCACAGACGCCTCGTCGCGCAGTATTGGGGCTCTCAACAAGATCAACTTCAACACCAGATTCGTGATGAAGACCCTCATGACAATCTGCCCAGGGACAGTGCTCCTGGTCTTCAGCATCTCGCTGTGGATCATTGCAGCCTGgactgtgagagtgtgtgagag cccaaccccccctctctctcagggGGCGGGGTGTACAGCGCTGGTGGTGGCCGTGGTTGCTAGGAAACTGGAGCTCACGAAGGCGGAGAAACACGTGCACAACTTCATGATGGACACGCAGCTCACCAAACGG ATTAAGAACGCAGCAGCGAACGTCCTGAGGGAGACCTGGCTGATCTACAAGCACACGAAACTGATCAAGAAGATCGACCACAGCAGAGTCAGGAAGCACCAGAGGAAGTTCTTACAAGCCATTCATCA gcttCGTGATGTAAAGATGGAGCAGAGAAAGCTCACTGATCAAGCCAACACGCTCGTTGACCTGTCCAAGGTAAGCAGCTCCTTCACAGAGGGGTCCCTGCaccggtggggggggggggcaatactGTTATCCCTCCTCTACCCGAATTACAGGGTTCAATTAAACTACAAAAGcgtgtctattattattattattattaatattattattattattattatttattattataaggCTGAACCCAGACAGACATAG